The following is a genomic window from Streptobacillus felis.
AAAAGATATAGATGAAAATAAAATAGAAGTTTTAACTGAAAAACTATTTGAAGTATTTAATAATTTAAGATAATTGCAATTTATTACCAAATATGATAATATATATATATATGTAGTTAAGTAATTGAAAGGAAAGATATTTATGTTATCAACATTGGTTTTTAGAGAGTTTAGATATAATGGGAATATAGAGGATTTTAAGACAGAGCTAAAATCAAAAATAGCAGAAAATCCAAGAGATATAGATTCGCTAAAAAAACTTGCTGGTGTATATCATGCATATTCAGAAAATGATAAAGCGATTAAATTGTATGAGGAATTATCAAAATATCTTCCTAATGATCATGAAGTAGAGGGATATTTAGGTTATTTATATTATGAAAACTCAAATCTAAATGAGGCAGAAGAAAGACTTAAAAATGCTTTATATATAAGTGAAAGAGAACCTTTCTTATTATTCTTATTAGGTAATGTATATTCAAGAAAAGGTATGTTAAGAGAAGCACTAGAC
Proteins encoded in this region:
- a CDS encoding tetratricopeptide repeat protein, encoding MLSTLVFREFRYNGNIEDFKTELKSKIAENPRDIDSLKKLAGVYHAYSENDKAIKLYEELSKYLPNDHEVEGYLGYLYYENSNLNEAEERLKNALYISEREPFLLFLLGNVYSRKGMLREALDCYELAIFLDFDMYGAHIDFGRKYEHMGRHRRALKEFRAAYNIDSKDEELLKKIEHVENRIREMENQ